The nucleotide sequence TTATTACAATTACCTCTGCCCTGGCGGCTCTGTTACTGGTTGTCCTGCTACAGCTATGGGTCAGATAATGAAATATTGGAATTATCCTGCATCTGGCACTGGTTTTCATTCTTATAATGAAGATGATTATGGGACTTTATCTGCAAACTTTGCTGCAACTACTTACGATTGGGGATCAATGCCAGACAATGTAACGAGTAACAATTATGCTGTTGGAATATTAATGTTTCATTGTGGTGTTGCTGTTGAAATGAACTATAGTCCCACAGGCAGTGGTGGATGGGTTATTGAAAATGATCAATATGGAAGCCATCCGGCATGTGTTGAATCTGCACTAAAAAATTATTTCGGTTATTCAACTTCAATGCAAGGGTTACAAAGAGAAAATTACACAAATGCGGCATGGATACAGCTATTAAAAACTGATTTAGATGCAGGCAGACCAATTCAATACGGTGGTTGGGGTCAAGGCGGTCATACTTTTGTTTGTGATGGTTACGACAATTATGATTACTTTCACATGAACTGGGGTTGGGGTGGTATGTATGACGGTTTCTTTGACCTTGACGCTTTAAATCCAGGTACTGGTGGTACTGGTTCCGGTGCAGGAACATATAATCAGGGACAGCAGGCATTAATTGGAATTCAACCTGCTTCCGGCGGAGGCACATCAATTATTAATATGTATTCATCAATAACAATTACTCCTAACCCGATTGATTTTGCACTACCTTTTGATGTAAATGCAGATGTAATAAATAATGGCACTTCAAATTTTAGCGGAGATTTTTGTGCAGCTTTATTTACGTCTGCAGGAACTTTTATTGATTTTATTCAAACACTAACAGCAAGCGGTTCACCATTGCCACCCAATTACCATTATACAGGCGGACTAACCTTTTCAAGCACAGGTATGATCACAGTACCGGGTAGTTATATCATTGGGATTTTTTACAGGGACCCCGGAGGTAATTGGAATTTAGCTGGTGACGCTTCTTTTGCAAATCCCGTTAGCGTTACAATTAGTTCACCAGTCTATTATATCCAACAATATTCACCTATTGTCGCAACTCCTGCAACTTTTGTTCAGGGTCAGGCAGCCTCCGTAAATGTAAATTTGGTTAACAACAATACTTCAACCTATTATGGAGTATATCAGGCAGCACTGTATGATTTAAACGGAAACTTTGTTCAAACAATTGGAATATATAATGAAACAATTGGACTACCTGCCGGTTATACTTACTTATCTCCTTATATCACTTTTAGCACATCAGCAATAATTGCAACACCTGGCACGTACATTTTAGCCATTCTGGAATTAGAAAATGGATACTCTACGTGGTATCTTGTAGGTGGTCAATATTATCCAACACCAGTAAACATTAATGTTGTTGCACCTGCATTGTCTCCCGACATTTATGAATCAAACAACATAGAGGGGGCAGCATACAATTTATCTTTGAATTTCTCCGGAAATACAGCTACGCAAAATACAAGTGGTTCAAATATTCATATTGGTGGGGATTTAGATTACTATCAAATAAACCTTGCTACAGGGTATAATTATTCTATAACAGCACGAGTTCATGACAGTTATAATAGTGGGAATGGTCAAACTTATACAGGTGATGTGATGTTTTCCTATAAATACAATTCCGTTTGGTCTGACAATTTCGACGACATAATGCCTTCAAATATTAATATTCCTTATGGAGGTACAATTATTTTCAACGTAGCCCCATATTTTACCGGTGAAACCGGTACGTACTTACTAGACATGACTATTACACAAATCGTAGGCATTGAAGAAAATGAGGAAATCGCAAATTCAATTACCCTTTATCCTAATCCTGCAAATGATTTCGTAAATCTTGACTTTACTAATTGCAATCAAAAAATAAGTGCGATTAAGGTTTATGATAATATCGGAAAAGAAATTTGCAGTTACAAATTAGCTGATTTTTCAGACAATATATATCAAATACCTATATCTGATTTATCGAATGGTTTATACTTTTTGAGTGTTGTTTCAGAAAATAAAGTATTTACAAAAAAATTTACCATCCAAAAATGATACTGACACAAATTAAAAAATCACTAATTGATGTAATATTATCAGGGTTGATAATAAGTTCTTGCGGAGTATCCCGAGATAATCAGCAGAAATCTGAAACCGTTGATTATTCTGGTACTCCAACTCTGATATATAAAACTAAGAAGGATTATTACAACAATGTCCCTGTAATCCTCTCGGCGGACAAGTCAAAAATCGTTAATTATCCGGCAATTTCCGACGTTTACTTTAAAGGTGTTTTAGCTTATCCTTTCCAACTTGCAGATGGTTATTTACTCGACAATAGAGGCATTAATGAAAATACAGCTTTTTTGAAATACACTTATGAAGAATACAGCAAACTAAAGGAATTACCTAAACTCACTGATTTGTATTCTTTTATTATTGATAAGGAACCGTTTGTTGAACTATACAATTGTGGTAATCGTTATAGGTTTAAAGACGAAATTGCTGAATTAAATGAAATTATTAAAAGCAATAAATTAAAGGATTATAAAAGATTGAGATAAAAGATAGCA is from Bacteroidota bacterium and encodes:
- a CDS encoding thiol protease/hemagglutinin PrtT; the protein is MKKILLVVLGFTIAINLFADPVNPEQAKKIAKNFYLQTAKNKDLTDINLTLAFIVKSKDVSNQKGLQVHETSILYIFNVNQNDGFVIVAADNDVTPILGYTLSGSYSGAEMPPAFQKLIEKYKKEIIDVSLNSLQADKEIQSKWNKLENGESLVSEKGVKSVNPLLATIWNQSPYYNYLCPGGSVTGCPATAMGQIMKYWNYPASGTGFHSYNEDDYGTLSANFAATTYDWGSMPDNVTSNNYAVGILMFHCGVAVEMNYSPTGSGGWVIENDQYGSHPACVESALKNYFGYSTSMQGLQRENYTNAAWIQLLKTDLDAGRPIQYGGWGQGGHTFVCDGYDNYDYFHMNWGWGGMYDGFFDLDALNPGTGGTGSGAGTYNQGQQALIGIQPASGGGTSIINMYSSITITPNPIDFALPFDVNADVINNGTSNFSGDFCAALFTSAGTFIDFIQTLTASGSPLPPNYHYTGGLTFSSTGMITVPGSYIIGIFYRDPGGNWNLAGDASFANPVSVTISSPVYYIQQYSPIVATPATFVQGQAASVNVNLVNNNTSTYYGVYQAALYDLNGNFVQTIGIYNETIGLPAGYTYLSPYITFSTSAIIATPGTYILAILELENGYSTWYLVGGQYYPTPVNINVVAPALSPDIYESNNIEGAAYNLSLNFSGNTATQNTSGSNIHIGGDLDYYQINLATGYNYSITARVHDSYNSGNGQTYTGDVMFSYKYNSVWSDNFDDIMPSNINIPYGGTIIFNVAPYFTGETGTYLLDMTITQIVGIEENEEIANSITLYPNPANDFVNLDFTNCNQKISAIKVYDNIGKEICSYKLADFSDNIYQIPISDLSNGLYFLSVVSENKVFTKKFTIQK